In Gopherus flavomarginatus isolate rGopFla2 chromosome 1, rGopFla2.mat.asm, whole genome shotgun sequence, a single genomic region encodes these proteins:
- the SUPT20H gene encoding transcription factor SPT20 homolog isoform X8 has product MQQALELALDRAEYVIESARQRPPKRKYLSGGRKSVFQKLYDLYIEECEKEPEIKQKLRRNVNLLEKLVMQETLSCLVVNLYPGNEGYSLMLRGKNGSDSETIRMPYEEGELLEYLDAEELPPILVDLLEKSQVNIFHCGCVIAEIRDYRQSGNMKSPTYQSKHVLLRPTMQTLICDVHSITSDNHKWTQEDKLLLESQLILATAEPLCLDPSVAVTCTTNRLLYNKQKMNTRPMKRCFKRYSRSSPNRQQDVAHYPTPPQLRILDYLQKRKERKGAQQYDLKISKAGNCVDMWKQNPCYLTAPSEVDVEKYAKVEKSVKPDDSQPTVWPAHEIRDDYVFECEVGNQLQKTKLTIFQSLGNPLYYGKIQTFKGSEENDSPVTPSQFLIGSKTDAERVVNQYQELVQSEAKCPVKMVHNSGGSVNLSHLSPGKEMEQPESLSGSVQSSVLGKGVKHRPPPIKLPSSSGSSSSGNIFSPQQSSGHLKSPTPPPPSKPPSLSRKQSMDLSQVSMLSPAAMSPASSSQRSGTPKPSTPTPTNTPSSTPHPPDAQSSTPITPSATPTPQDSGFTPQPTLLTPFAQQQMSLSQALPVMTIPLSTMVTSITTGTTSTQVMANPAGLNFINVVGSVCGAQTLMSGPNPMLGCNTGAITPAGINLSGILPSGGLMPSSLPGAMQSASQAGSPFGLKNASGLRPLNLLQLPGGSLIFNPLQQQQQQQQQLSQFSPQQQSQQPAASSPQQQGEQVCQLPSIAEQCPANQDQALSAQQAAVINLTGVGSFMQPQAAVAILAASNGYGSSSSTSNSATTPATFRQPVQK; this is encoded by the exons CAGAAGCTGAGGCGAAATGTGAACTTACTTGAGAAGCTGGTTATGCAGGAGACGTTGTCATGTCTGGTAGTGAACCTCTATCCAGGGAATGAGGGTTATTCGCTGATGCTCAGGGGAAAAAATGGATCAG ATTCTGAGACCATTCGAATGCCTTATGAGGAAGGTGAACTCCTTGAATATTTGGATGCAGAGGAGCTGCCACCTATTTTGGTTGACCTTTTAGAAAAATCTCAG GTTAATATTTTTCATTGTGGGTGTGTCATAGCAGAAATACGTGACTACAGGCAGTCTGGTAATATGAAATCTCCAACATACCAAAGCAAACATGTTCTTCTGCGTCCAACAATGCAG ACTTTAATTTGTGATGTGCATTCTATAACAAGCGACAACCACAAATGGACACAG GAAGACAAACTTCTACTTGAGAGCCAGCTTATTTTAGCTACAGCCGAGCCTTTGTGTCTTGATCCTTCAGTAGCAGTAACCTGCACAACAAACAGACTCCTCTATAACAAACAGAAGATGAACACTCGCCCAATGAAACG GTGTTTCAAGAGATATTCCAGGTCATCTCCGAATCGGCAGCAGGATGTGGCACATTATCCAACTCCACCTCAGCTCAGAATACTTGACTACttacagaaaagaaaggaaaggaaaggagccCAGCAGTATGACCTCAAAATTTCTAAAGCTGGGAAT TGTGTAGATATGTGGAAACAGAACCCTTGCTACTTGACTGCACCTTCTGAAGTTGAT GTGGAAAAATATGCCAAAGTGGAAAAGTCTGTCAAACCTGATGACTCTCAACCTACTGTCTGGCCAGCACAT GAGATAAGAGATGATTATGTGTTTGAATGTGAAGTTGGTAATCAActtcagaaaacaaaactgacCATTTTTCAGTCCCTTGGTAATCCGCTGTACTATGGTAAAATACAGACGTTCAAAGGCAGTGAGGAGAATGATAGCCCAGTAACTCCATCACA GTTCCTTATTGGTTCCAAGACTGATGCTGAAAG GGTAGTGAACCAATACCAGGAACTAGTTCAAAGTGAAGCTAAATGTCCAGTGAAGATGGTTCATAATTCAGGTGGATCTGTCAACCTAAGTCATCTTTCTCCAGGGAAGGAAATGGAA CAGCCAGAGAGTCTATCAGGGTCCGTGCAGTCTTCAGTATTGGGGAAAGGTGTAAAACATCGACCTCCTCCTATCAAACTACCTTCAAGTTCAGGAAGTAGTTCTTCAG GTAATATTTTTAGTCCACAGCAGTCAAGTGGCCACCTAAAAtccccaactcctcctcctccttctaagCCTCCCAGTCTTTCTCGGAAACAGTCTATGGATCTTAGTCAAGTTAGCATGCTTTCTCCAGCTGCCATGTCTCCTGCGAGCTCTTCACAAA GGTCTGGAACTCCTAAACCATCTACTCCTACTCCAACCAACACCCCTTCATCGACCCCACACCCTCCTGACGCTCAGAGCTCAACTCCTATTACCCCTTCTGCCACCCCTACTCCCCAAGATTCAGGCTTCACCCCTCAGCCCACTTTGTTAACCCCGTTTGCTCAGCAGCAAATGTCTCTGAGCCAGGCATTGCCTGTAATGACCATTCCTCTTTCCACCATGGTAACATCCATTACTACAGGAACCACCTCCACCCAGGTCATGGCAAACCCTGCAGGACTTAACTTCATCAATGTAGTGGGCTCTGTGTG TGGAGCACAGACATTGATGAGTGGCCCAAACCCTATGCTGGGGTGTAATACTGGTGCCATAACCCCTGCAGGTATAAATCTGAGTGGCATTTTGCCATCAGGAGGTCTGATGCCAAGTTCACTGCCAGGTGCAATGCAGTCTGCCTCTCAAGCAG GCAGCccttttggtttaaaaaatgcTTCAGGTCTTCGGCCCTTAAATCTGCTACAG CTTCCTGGTGGTTCACTTATTTTCAAcccacttcagcagcagcagcagcagcagcagcagctctcacAGTTCTCTCCACAGCAGCAGTCCCAGCAGCCTGCAGCCTCTAGTCCACAGCAACAGGGAGAACAGGTGTGCCAGTTACCCTCA ATTGCTGAGCAATGTCCAGCCAATCAAGACCAAGCCTTATCTGCCCAGCAAGCCGCTGTTATTAACCTGACTGGAGTAGGGAGCTTTATGCAACCTCAAGCAGCAG TTGCGATTCTTGCAGCATCAAATGGctatggcagcagcagcagcacaagcaaCTCAGCTACGACACCAGCAACGTTCAGGCAGCCAGTCCAAAAGTAA
- the SUPT20H gene encoding transcription factor SPT20 homolog isoform X5, with product MQQALELALDRAEYVIESARQRPPKRKYLSGGRKSVFQKLYDLYIEECEKEPEIKQKLRRNVNLLEKLVMQETLSCLVVNLYPGNEGYSLMLRGKNGSDSETIRMPYEEGELLEYLDAEELPPILVDLLEKSQVNIFHCGCVIAEIRDYRQSGNMKSPTYQSKHVLLRPTMQTLICDVHSITSDNHKWTQEDKLLLESQLILATAEPLCLDPSVAVTCTTNRLLYNKQKMNTRPMKRCFKRYSRSSPNRQQDVAHYPTPPQLRILDYLQKRKERKGAQQYDLKISKAGNCVDMWKQNPCYLTAPSEVDVEKYAKVEKSVKPDDSQPTVWPAHEIRDDYVFECEVGNQLQKTKLTIFQSLGNPLYYGKIQTFKGSEENDSPVTPSQFLIGSKTDAERVVNQYQELVQSEAKCPVKMVHNSGGSVNLSHLSPGKEMEQPESLSGSVQSSVLGKGVKHRPPPIKLPSSSGSSSSGNIFSPQQSSGHLKSPTPPPPSKPPSLSRKQSMDLSQVSMLSPAAMSPASSSQRSGTPKPSTPTPTNTPSSTPHPPDAQSSTPITPSATPTPQDSGFTPQPTLLTPFAQQQMSLSQALPVMTIPLSTMVTSITTGTTSTQVMANPAGLNFINVVGSVCGAQTLMSGPNPMLGCNTGAITPAGINLSGILPSGGLMPSSLPGAMQSASQAGSPFGLKNASGLRPLNLLQLPGGSLIFNPLQQQQQQQQQLSQFSPQQQSQQPAASSPQQQGEQIAEQCPANQDQALSAQQAAVINLTGVGSFMQPQAAVLSQLGSAVNRRGQSLPQQRLQLSSALQQQQQQQALQQQQQQIQQLRFLQHQMAMAAAAAQATQLRHQQRSGSQSKSKRKRGSPTPPKS from the exons CAGAAGCTGAGGCGAAATGTGAACTTACTTGAGAAGCTGGTTATGCAGGAGACGTTGTCATGTCTGGTAGTGAACCTCTATCCAGGGAATGAGGGTTATTCGCTGATGCTCAGGGGAAAAAATGGATCAG ATTCTGAGACCATTCGAATGCCTTATGAGGAAGGTGAACTCCTTGAATATTTGGATGCAGAGGAGCTGCCACCTATTTTGGTTGACCTTTTAGAAAAATCTCAG GTTAATATTTTTCATTGTGGGTGTGTCATAGCAGAAATACGTGACTACAGGCAGTCTGGTAATATGAAATCTCCAACATACCAAAGCAAACATGTTCTTCTGCGTCCAACAATGCAG ACTTTAATTTGTGATGTGCATTCTATAACAAGCGACAACCACAAATGGACACAG GAAGACAAACTTCTACTTGAGAGCCAGCTTATTTTAGCTACAGCCGAGCCTTTGTGTCTTGATCCTTCAGTAGCAGTAACCTGCACAACAAACAGACTCCTCTATAACAAACAGAAGATGAACACTCGCCCAATGAAACG GTGTTTCAAGAGATATTCCAGGTCATCTCCGAATCGGCAGCAGGATGTGGCACATTATCCAACTCCACCTCAGCTCAGAATACTTGACTACttacagaaaagaaaggaaaggaaaggagccCAGCAGTATGACCTCAAAATTTCTAAAGCTGGGAAT TGTGTAGATATGTGGAAACAGAACCCTTGCTACTTGACTGCACCTTCTGAAGTTGAT GTGGAAAAATATGCCAAAGTGGAAAAGTCTGTCAAACCTGATGACTCTCAACCTACTGTCTGGCCAGCACAT GAGATAAGAGATGATTATGTGTTTGAATGTGAAGTTGGTAATCAActtcagaaaacaaaactgacCATTTTTCAGTCCCTTGGTAATCCGCTGTACTATGGTAAAATACAGACGTTCAAAGGCAGTGAGGAGAATGATAGCCCAGTAACTCCATCACA GTTCCTTATTGGTTCCAAGACTGATGCTGAAAG GGTAGTGAACCAATACCAGGAACTAGTTCAAAGTGAAGCTAAATGTCCAGTGAAGATGGTTCATAATTCAGGTGGATCTGTCAACCTAAGTCATCTTTCTCCAGGGAAGGAAATGGAA CAGCCAGAGAGTCTATCAGGGTCCGTGCAGTCTTCAGTATTGGGGAAAGGTGTAAAACATCGACCTCCTCCTATCAAACTACCTTCAAGTTCAGGAAGTAGTTCTTCAG GTAATATTTTTAGTCCACAGCAGTCAAGTGGCCACCTAAAAtccccaactcctcctcctccttctaagCCTCCCAGTCTTTCTCGGAAACAGTCTATGGATCTTAGTCAAGTTAGCATGCTTTCTCCAGCTGCCATGTCTCCTGCGAGCTCTTCACAAA GGTCTGGAACTCCTAAACCATCTACTCCTACTCCAACCAACACCCCTTCATCGACCCCACACCCTCCTGACGCTCAGAGCTCAACTCCTATTACCCCTTCTGCCACCCCTACTCCCCAAGATTCAGGCTTCACCCCTCAGCCCACTTTGTTAACCCCGTTTGCTCAGCAGCAAATGTCTCTGAGCCAGGCATTGCCTGTAATGACCATTCCTCTTTCCACCATGGTAACATCCATTACTACAGGAACCACCTCCACCCAGGTCATGGCAAACCCTGCAGGACTTAACTTCATCAATGTAGTGGGCTCTGTGTG TGGAGCACAGACATTGATGAGTGGCCCAAACCCTATGCTGGGGTGTAATACTGGTGCCATAACCCCTGCAGGTATAAATCTGAGTGGCATTTTGCCATCAGGAGGTCTGATGCCAAGTTCACTGCCAGGTGCAATGCAGTCTGCCTCTCAAGCAG GCAGCccttttggtttaaaaaatgcTTCAGGTCTTCGGCCCTTAAATCTGCTACAG CTTCCTGGTGGTTCACTTATTTTCAAcccacttcagcagcagcagcagcagcagcagcagctctcacAGTTCTCTCCACAGCAGCAGTCCCAGCAGCCTGCAGCCTCTAGTCCACAGCAACAGGGAGAACAG ATTGCTGAGCAATGTCCAGCCAATCAAGACCAAGCCTTATCTGCCCAGCAAGCCGCTGTTATTAACCTGACTGGAGTAGGGAGCTTTATGCAACCTCAAGCAGCAG TGTTGTCTCAGCTTGGCTCTGCCGTGAACAGACGTGGGCAAAGCCTTCCTCAGCAGAGACTCCAGCTCTCCTCTGCCttacagcagcaacaacaacaacaagccttgcagcagcagcagcaacagatacAA CAGTTGCGATTCTTGCAGCATCAAATGGctatggcagcagcagcagcacaagcaaCTCAGCTACGACACCAGCAACGTTCAGGCAGCCAGTCCAAAAGTAAAAGGAAAAGAGGCTCACCGACCCCTCCGAAGTCCTGA
- the SUPT20H gene encoding transcription factor SPT20 homolog isoform X10, translated as MQQALELALDRAEYVIESARQRPPKRKYLSGGRKSVFQKLYDLYIEECEKEPEIKQKLRRNVNLLEKLVMQETLSCLVVNLYPGNEGYSLMLRGKNGSDSETIRMPYEEGELLEYLDAEELPPILVDLLEKSQVNIFHCGCVIAEIRDYRQSGNMKSPTYQSKHVLLRPTMQTLICDVHSITSDNHKWTQEDKLLLESQLILATAEPLCLDPSVAVTCTTNRLLYNKQKMNTRPMKRCFKRYSRSSPNRQQDVAHYPTPPQLRILDYLQKRKERKGAQQYDLKISKAGNCVDMWKQNPCYLTAPSEVDVEKYAKVEKSVKPDDSQPTVWPAHEIRDDYVFECEVGNQLQKTKLTIFQSLGNPLYYGKIQTFKGSEENDSPVTPSQFLIGSKTDAERVVNQYQELVQSEAKCPVKMVHNSGGSVNLSHLSPGKEMEQPESLSGSVQSSVLGKGVKHRPPPIKLPSSSGSSSSGNIFSPQQSSGHLKSPTPPPPSKPPSLSRKQSMDLSQVSMLSPAAMSPASSSQRSGTPKPSTPTPTNTPSSTPHPPDAQSSTPITPSATPTPQDSGFTPQPTLLTPFAQQQMSLSQALPVMTIPLSTMVTSITTGTTSTQVMANPAGLNFINVVGSVCGAQTLMSGPNPMLGCNTGAITPAGINLSGILPSGGLMPSSLPGAMQSASQAGSPFGLKNASGLRPLNLLQLPGGSLIFNPLQQQQQQQQQLSQFSPQQQSQQPAASSPQQQGEQIAEQCPANQDQALSAQQAAVINLTGVGSFMQPQAAAVAILAASNGYGSSSSTSNSATTPATFRQPVQK; from the exons CAGAAGCTGAGGCGAAATGTGAACTTACTTGAGAAGCTGGTTATGCAGGAGACGTTGTCATGTCTGGTAGTGAACCTCTATCCAGGGAATGAGGGTTATTCGCTGATGCTCAGGGGAAAAAATGGATCAG ATTCTGAGACCATTCGAATGCCTTATGAGGAAGGTGAACTCCTTGAATATTTGGATGCAGAGGAGCTGCCACCTATTTTGGTTGACCTTTTAGAAAAATCTCAG GTTAATATTTTTCATTGTGGGTGTGTCATAGCAGAAATACGTGACTACAGGCAGTCTGGTAATATGAAATCTCCAACATACCAAAGCAAACATGTTCTTCTGCGTCCAACAATGCAG ACTTTAATTTGTGATGTGCATTCTATAACAAGCGACAACCACAAATGGACACAG GAAGACAAACTTCTACTTGAGAGCCAGCTTATTTTAGCTACAGCCGAGCCTTTGTGTCTTGATCCTTCAGTAGCAGTAACCTGCACAACAAACAGACTCCTCTATAACAAACAGAAGATGAACACTCGCCCAATGAAACG GTGTTTCAAGAGATATTCCAGGTCATCTCCGAATCGGCAGCAGGATGTGGCACATTATCCAACTCCACCTCAGCTCAGAATACTTGACTACttacagaaaagaaaggaaaggaaaggagccCAGCAGTATGACCTCAAAATTTCTAAAGCTGGGAAT TGTGTAGATATGTGGAAACAGAACCCTTGCTACTTGACTGCACCTTCTGAAGTTGAT GTGGAAAAATATGCCAAAGTGGAAAAGTCTGTCAAACCTGATGACTCTCAACCTACTGTCTGGCCAGCACAT GAGATAAGAGATGATTATGTGTTTGAATGTGAAGTTGGTAATCAActtcagaaaacaaaactgacCATTTTTCAGTCCCTTGGTAATCCGCTGTACTATGGTAAAATACAGACGTTCAAAGGCAGTGAGGAGAATGATAGCCCAGTAACTCCATCACA GTTCCTTATTGGTTCCAAGACTGATGCTGAAAG GGTAGTGAACCAATACCAGGAACTAGTTCAAAGTGAAGCTAAATGTCCAGTGAAGATGGTTCATAATTCAGGTGGATCTGTCAACCTAAGTCATCTTTCTCCAGGGAAGGAAATGGAA CAGCCAGAGAGTCTATCAGGGTCCGTGCAGTCTTCAGTATTGGGGAAAGGTGTAAAACATCGACCTCCTCCTATCAAACTACCTTCAAGTTCAGGAAGTAGTTCTTCAG GTAATATTTTTAGTCCACAGCAGTCAAGTGGCCACCTAAAAtccccaactcctcctcctccttctaagCCTCCCAGTCTTTCTCGGAAACAGTCTATGGATCTTAGTCAAGTTAGCATGCTTTCTCCAGCTGCCATGTCTCCTGCGAGCTCTTCACAAA GGTCTGGAACTCCTAAACCATCTACTCCTACTCCAACCAACACCCCTTCATCGACCCCACACCCTCCTGACGCTCAGAGCTCAACTCCTATTACCCCTTCTGCCACCCCTACTCCCCAAGATTCAGGCTTCACCCCTCAGCCCACTTTGTTAACCCCGTTTGCTCAGCAGCAAATGTCTCTGAGCCAGGCATTGCCTGTAATGACCATTCCTCTTTCCACCATGGTAACATCCATTACTACAGGAACCACCTCCACCCAGGTCATGGCAAACCCTGCAGGACTTAACTTCATCAATGTAGTGGGCTCTGTGTG TGGAGCACAGACATTGATGAGTGGCCCAAACCCTATGCTGGGGTGTAATACTGGTGCCATAACCCCTGCAGGTATAAATCTGAGTGGCATTTTGCCATCAGGAGGTCTGATGCCAAGTTCACTGCCAGGTGCAATGCAGTCTGCCTCTCAAGCAG GCAGCccttttggtttaaaaaatgcTTCAGGTCTTCGGCCCTTAAATCTGCTACAG CTTCCTGGTGGTTCACTTATTTTCAAcccacttcagcagcagcagcagcagcagcagcagctctcacAGTTCTCTCCACAGCAGCAGTCCCAGCAGCCTGCAGCCTCTAGTCCACAGCAACAGGGAGAACAG ATTGCTGAGCAATGTCCAGCCAATCAAGACCAAGCCTTATCTGCCCAGCAAGCCGCTGTTATTAACCTGACTGGAGTAGGGAGCTTTATGCAACCTCAAGCAGCAG CAGTTGCGATTCTTGCAGCATCAAATGGctatggcagcagcagcagcacaagcaaCTCAGCTACGACACCAGCAACGTTCAGGCAGCCAGTCCAAAAGTAA
- the SUPT20H gene encoding transcription factor SPT20 homolog isoform X11, producing the protein MQQALELALDRAEYVIESARQRPPKRKYLSGGRKSVFQKLYDLYIEECEKEPEIKQKLRRNVNLLEKLVMQETLSCLVVNLYPGNEGYSLMLRGKNGSDSETIRMPYEEGELLEYLDAEELPPILVDLLEKSQVNIFHCGCVIAEIRDYRQSGNMKSPTYQSKHVLLRPTMQTLICDVHSITSDNHKWTQEDKLLLESQLILATAEPLCLDPSVAVTCTTNRLLYNKQKMNTRPMKRCFKRYSRSSPNRQQDVAHYPTPPQLRILDYLQKRKERKGAQQYDLKISKAGNCVDMWKQNPCYLTAPSEVDVEKYAKVEKSVKPDDSQPTVWPAHEIRDDYVFECEVGNQLQKTKLTIFQSLGNPLYYGKIQTFKGSEENDSPVTPSQFLIGSKTDAERVVNQYQELVQSEAKCPVKMVHNSGGSVNLSHLSPGKEMEQPESLSGSVQSSVLGKGVKHRPPPIKLPSSSGSSSSGNIFSPQQSSGHLKSPTPPPPSKPPSLSRKQSMDLSQVSMLSPAAMSPASSSQRTTSTQVMANPAGLNFINVVGSVCGAQTLMSGPNPMLGCNTGAITPAGINLSGILPSGGLMPSSLPGAMQSASQAGSPFGLKNASGLRPLNLLQLPGGSLIFNPLQQQQQQQQQLSQFSPQQQSQQPAASSPQQQGEQVCQLPSIAEQCPANQDQALSAQQAAVINLTGVGSFMQPQAAVLSQLGSAVNRRGQSLPQQRLQLSSALQQQQQQQALQQQQQQIQQLRFLQHQMAMAAAAAQATQLRHQQRSGSQSKSKRKRGSPTPPKS; encoded by the exons CAGAAGCTGAGGCGAAATGTGAACTTACTTGAGAAGCTGGTTATGCAGGAGACGTTGTCATGTCTGGTAGTGAACCTCTATCCAGGGAATGAGGGTTATTCGCTGATGCTCAGGGGAAAAAATGGATCAG ATTCTGAGACCATTCGAATGCCTTATGAGGAAGGTGAACTCCTTGAATATTTGGATGCAGAGGAGCTGCCACCTATTTTGGTTGACCTTTTAGAAAAATCTCAG GTTAATATTTTTCATTGTGGGTGTGTCATAGCAGAAATACGTGACTACAGGCAGTCTGGTAATATGAAATCTCCAACATACCAAAGCAAACATGTTCTTCTGCGTCCAACAATGCAG ACTTTAATTTGTGATGTGCATTCTATAACAAGCGACAACCACAAATGGACACAG GAAGACAAACTTCTACTTGAGAGCCAGCTTATTTTAGCTACAGCCGAGCCTTTGTGTCTTGATCCTTCAGTAGCAGTAACCTGCACAACAAACAGACTCCTCTATAACAAACAGAAGATGAACACTCGCCCAATGAAACG GTGTTTCAAGAGATATTCCAGGTCATCTCCGAATCGGCAGCAGGATGTGGCACATTATCCAACTCCACCTCAGCTCAGAATACTTGACTACttacagaaaagaaaggaaaggaaaggagccCAGCAGTATGACCTCAAAATTTCTAAAGCTGGGAAT TGTGTAGATATGTGGAAACAGAACCCTTGCTACTTGACTGCACCTTCTGAAGTTGAT GTGGAAAAATATGCCAAAGTGGAAAAGTCTGTCAAACCTGATGACTCTCAACCTACTGTCTGGCCAGCACAT GAGATAAGAGATGATTATGTGTTTGAATGTGAAGTTGGTAATCAActtcagaaaacaaaactgacCATTTTTCAGTCCCTTGGTAATCCGCTGTACTATGGTAAAATACAGACGTTCAAAGGCAGTGAGGAGAATGATAGCCCAGTAACTCCATCACA GTTCCTTATTGGTTCCAAGACTGATGCTGAAAG GGTAGTGAACCAATACCAGGAACTAGTTCAAAGTGAAGCTAAATGTCCAGTGAAGATGGTTCATAATTCAGGTGGATCTGTCAACCTAAGTCATCTTTCTCCAGGGAAGGAAATGGAA CAGCCAGAGAGTCTATCAGGGTCCGTGCAGTCTTCAGTATTGGGGAAAGGTGTAAAACATCGACCTCCTCCTATCAAACTACCTTCAAGTTCAGGAAGTAGTTCTTCAG GTAATATTTTTAGTCCACAGCAGTCAAGTGGCCACCTAAAAtccccaactcctcctcctccttctaagCCTCCCAGTCTTTCTCGGAAACAGTCTATGGATCTTAGTCAAGTTAGCATGCTTTCTCCAGCTGCCATGTCTCCTGCGAGCTCTTCACAAA GAACCACCTCCACCCAGGTCATGGCAAACCCTGCAGGACTTAACTTCATCAATGTAGTGGGCTCTGTGTG TGGAGCACAGACATTGATGAGTGGCCCAAACCCTATGCTGGGGTGTAATACTGGTGCCATAACCCCTGCAGGTATAAATCTGAGTGGCATTTTGCCATCAGGAGGTCTGATGCCAAGTTCACTGCCAGGTGCAATGCAGTCTGCCTCTCAAGCAG GCAGCccttttggtttaaaaaatgcTTCAGGTCTTCGGCCCTTAAATCTGCTACAG CTTCCTGGTGGTTCACTTATTTTCAAcccacttcagcagcagcagcagcagcagcagcagctctcacAGTTCTCTCCACAGCAGCAGTCCCAGCAGCCTGCAGCCTCTAGTCCACAGCAACAGGGAGAACAGGTGTGCCAGTTACCCTCA ATTGCTGAGCAATGTCCAGCCAATCAAGACCAAGCCTTATCTGCCCAGCAAGCCGCTGTTATTAACCTGACTGGAGTAGGGAGCTTTATGCAACCTCAAGCAGCAG TGTTGTCTCAGCTTGGCTCTGCCGTGAACAGACGTGGGCAAAGCCTTCCTCAGCAGAGACTCCAGCTCTCCTCTGCCttacagcagcaacaacaacaacaagccttgcagcagcagcagcaacagatacAA CAGTTGCGATTCTTGCAGCATCAAATGGctatggcagcagcagcagcacaagcaaCTCAGCTACGACACCAGCAACGTTCAGGCAGCCAGTCCAAAAGTAAAAGGAAAAGAGGCTCACCGACCCCTCCGAAGTCCTGA